In the genome of Deinococcus deserti VCD115, one region contains:
- a CDS encoding DeoR/GlpR family DNA-binding transcription regulator produces the protein MSTPLAEDRLQRILDLLAQHGSLRTTAVTAALGVSGATARRDLDLLAQRGLIRKVHGGATLASQDQQYRDRQQSQQQAKTRLAQAAVTLLRPGQTVYLDAGTTALHVAQALRRSPQLTRTLRVVTHGIDVAYELNGECPLYVVGGEVYGSTFSITGPDALATVARYSYDVFLVGCTSIDARQGGLTNSNLVEAQQKTAIMRRARHSVLIADHSKWDHQGFAVFAQLGDLSHWVTDDAPQAARQAFEQAGVQVLTAAADAAVPNLAL, from the coding sequence ATGAGCACTCCACTTGCCGAAGACCGGCTTCAGCGCATCCTGGACCTTCTGGCCCAGCACGGCAGTCTGAGGACCACGGCGGTGACTGCGGCCCTGGGCGTCAGCGGCGCGACGGCCAGGCGAGACCTTGATCTGCTGGCGCAACGCGGACTGATCCGTAAGGTGCATGGCGGCGCTACCCTGGCCAGTCAGGATCAGCAGTACCGGGACCGTCAGCAGTCGCAGCAGCAAGCAAAGACCCGACTGGCCCAGGCAGCCGTGACCCTGCTGCGTCCCGGACAGACCGTATACCTGGATGCCGGCACGACTGCCCTGCATGTGGCTCAGGCCCTCCGGCGGTCGCCGCAGCTCACCAGGACCCTGCGTGTGGTCACCCACGGTATCGACGTGGCGTACGAACTCAACGGCGAGTGCCCTCTGTATGTCGTCGGTGGTGAGGTCTACGGCAGCACGTTCAGCATCACGGGTCCTGACGCGCTGGCCACAGTGGCCCGCTACAGCTACGACGTCTTTCTGGTCGGCTGCACCAGCATCGACGCGCGGCAGGGTGGCCTTACCAACAGCAATCTGGTCGAGGCGCAGCAGAAAACTGCCATCATGCGCCGCGCTCGCCACAGCGTCCTGATCGCAGATCACAGCAAATGGGATCACCAGGGATTCGCAGTCTTCGCTCAGCTGGGTGACCTCAGCCACTGGGTCACGGACGACGCACCCCAGGCAGCCCGGCAGGCCTTCGAGCAGGCGGGAGTCCAGGTTCTGACCGCCGCCGCTGATGCCGCCGTGCCGAACCTGGCCCTCTGA